TCCTCCTCTTTAGAGACTCCTTCCGGGTTCATGCAGACGTATAAGGATATATCATCACATAGCTGCAACAGCTGAAAATGCCTTGCGATGATCTGCTCATCCGGATAGTTCAGCTTCTCTTTCAATCGATCCTGCCGCGCCAGTTCACGCTGATAGAATGCAAGCTCTGCTTCCTGTCTGGAATCCTGATCCGATTGAAAAAATGACGCATAATGCATGCTGCAGAGCATTGCCGCGTAACGGCTCATCTCCTCGGTTTCGTCCACCCCTATTTGGTACAAGACCAACTTAGGCAACACAGGGTAATCTATGAATGAAAACGGCACGTTACTACGGTCATTCCATATTGGCATGGCATCCAACCGGATCCAGCTCCGATCATGCTCCTGGATAGCCAGCAGACAATCATCCTTGTACTTTCCGTCCAGAAACCATTCCTCCCGGAATCCCCGAGCCACTTCTTCCGAAAAATGTGCATGGTCATCCTGCGTTGTCATCACAAAAGCCTCTTCAGATTCCCGAATAATCATGGGATTCCCTCCTTAGCTTTTACTTCAGCCCCCAACATAGGCTTGTCGCTTAAACACCATAACAACGTCCCTCGACTGTCCCTGTGTTTGGCTCGTATCAAAACACGATACCAGCTCCCAACCTTCATACCCGTGCTTGTTCAGCAGTTCGTCCAGTTCTTCCTCATTCACTTTACCGCCCAAAAAACCGCCGGTCTGATATTTCACCGTTCTATATTCCCACTGGACCATCATGCGTGTCCTCCTTATTTAAAAACCGCTAAACTTGTTAGTACTTAAAAGGCAACGTATTCTTTTACCATCAGCTCGATCTTTTCTTTGTTCATCTTTCCCAGATGATCCTTCCACTCGATCTCCAGGTAAGATAGCTCAATATCTTCACGGGTCGACAGCTGCTCAGGTATGGATGCATCTCCGGAAATAGAGCCAACGTCCGTAACCTTCTGGATAGCCGAGCCACCTTCAGCAGTATGAGCGCTTGCAAGGACACCGATACTGTGTCCATCTTGCTGTTCGTAAAATGTATAAGCAACGTAAGAAATATCTTCAACATCCTCTTCATTACCGAGATACGTCAGCTGCCCGGAGCCTCTCCATATCGACGCGTTGGATGACTTAATGATTTTATAGTTTTCTATTTTCCATGCTGCATCACCGGAATCCTCCCCCTCCAGCACATACATCTCCGTCGGACCCGCGCTTGCACTGGAAACCTTATTATTCTGGGAGTAGAGCAGGTACAGCGTGAGGATGTTAGCTACAAGAAGTCCAGCTATAAGCCAAACAA
Above is a window of Paenibacillus uliginis N3/975 DNA encoding:
- a CDS encoding DUF3891 family protein, which gives rise to MIIRESEEAFVMTTQDDHAHFSEEVARGFREEWFLDGKYKDDCLLAIQEHDRSWIRLDAMPIWNDRSNVPFSFIDYPVLPKLVLYQIGVDETEEMSRYAAMLCSMHYASFFQSDQDSRQEAELAFYQRELARQDRLKEKLNYPDEQIIARHFQLLQLCDDISLYVCMNPEGVSKEEEHPWFRKGFSSLVDGQKFSAVWISDHEVRLTPQLFAQEWTAVLRTKHVPKKRIKEVGVHEAYQESGWTELKVTFV
- a CDS encoding DUF4177 domain-containing protein: MMVQWEYRTVKYQTGGFLGGKVNEEELDELLNKHGYEGWELVSCFDTSQTQGQSRDVVMVFKRQAYVGG